A segment of the Ipomoea triloba cultivar NCNSP0323 chromosome 1, ASM357664v1 genome:
aaaagtgaagtattacactttttctttaagtaacaatcaatcaatttatccatgattagtaaaacattttttcttataagtaactaTTCAACccttaaatattacattttgatttaaaagtattacatttccccTGGGACAATTTATTCTTGATTCGTATTACATTCTCTCTTTGTCTTGACCCGACCTACAGGAGACTCACCCCAAAGCATATAATTATCAGTCCTCATACATGCTAATATCAAACTTATCCAGTTAAGCTTACTAACCAATCCAGCGCCAGCATAATCTCGTAACCAGGCTGCATCTGAGTACCGCTCTTCCTCCACTGTGTTCTGCATTTGAATCCCAGATAGATATAGTCAAATTATGGAAATAGAACATTCTAGGATATCGAACATAACAAATGCTTAACATCAATCCGGCATATATAAAATGCCACCAAAAAGCTAAGGTAACAACAATCATAGTTTCATAAGAATTAAAGAACTCCTACATTAAAATGGGATTTCACTTTGCCCACAGTGTCATTTGTAGCTGCAGCTGCAATAGCCACCTTAAGCCTGGCAGCCCCTTCATAATCTTCCCGATTAATATAACCTGCTAACTGTGACTGCAGAGATAAACAGTAAACACCTACATTAGAATCAGTACTAGGTAACAGAAACatgtataaaataattaagagatATGTTTGGTATCTTTTCAGAAAAAGGGgataaaatcataaaaacaTTACCTTTAAGATCGAAACGATCCGCTCTTGCTCCTCGACGTCGGAAAAGTGTTTTTTCCACCGCTCCCAATCCCATTCCTCGTCCTTCTCCTCACTCGCCGTCTCCACGGCGCCAACACTCTCGTGATTCCGGTTCGGATTCACGAAATCATCGAACCGCTTCATCACATTCGTAAACGCATCCTGAATCGTCAGGTCCCACCTCCAGCTCGACCCGTCCCCTGACTGCGGGGGATCCGCGCCGCCGCTCACGCAGCGGCAGCAGACCGGAGAGTGAGGGCCGCAAATCGAGGACGAGGAACGGCTCAACGGAAACGCGAATTTCGCGGTGGTTGGGGAGAATTTGTGAGGGCTCGGAGACGGGAATGATGGCGGGGCAATCGACAGCATGGGGAAAATACCTTTTCGCGATGCAATGGAGCTCCCTGCGATTATGCGGTTGTGTGAATTAATCGAGAGAACAAAGAAGGAGCCGCCGTTGATTATATAAAGAAACAGAGATTGTTCAGACCGGTATCGccggggaagaagaagaagaagagaaagcaGTGTCTACGACGAAGATCGGAAGTACTCCGTACTAGGTTATTGTTTAGGATAAGGATGTCCAATTTCTGACGTCAGCCAACCCCTGAGTCGTGACtatctttttttccttttttttttcttcttctctctgcAATCTGCGTTCCTGGTGGTGGTTTTTTCGGTTGTCTAACCAtactcaaatataaaaatataatatataatatatataaaatattaagaataaaataggaaaatttgtaatttatgttCTGTGACTcttgaattattatatatttgtataaatcTTGTTTcacaattttcaaaatatacatatattgcctCAGATCCTTTTAAAATGGTATCGTTTTAGATCCAGACTAGTGACGGAATGGGCAATACATATGCCGTTTTTGAACATTGATATGCAACATTTGCACTTCTAATagttcaaaagttcaaaagttACATTgataattagcatattatggaggggtatAACTTACAATTTcccaataaaattataaaatcactatcgaataattaaactttttaagaAGTGTCAATGACTTTGTTTTCTAGTGGTATGAAGTGCCTTTCCCAAATAAGAAATTATGGATTTTTTccaagataattaaaataaaaaaattaaataaataaaaactcttCCATAAGTCCATAagaaatactaaaaaataatgaggTATTTAAAATAATAGAGTTCGACTGGGGGAGAAGGGTAGTTGTATCTCCAAAACAAATGAGTAttcatttttttgtatttatttataatataatgataaataatttttaaagttagtTTGACGTATAATTTACACGTAATATCTACGTAAGACTCTATCTATCTTGGAAATGATGGAGATTGCATTTTGGCATAAGAATAACCCCACTATATTTATTTTACGAAGTATATATTCTCTATCGTACACAATAAAGTCTTCCATAAAGAATTGCAGCTCATAGATTTGTagctttttatgtttttttttcttttttatatactaaGTTTTAGTGTTGTTGTTActaataaagttaaaattttaaagatatAGAAAAACAATTTTGAAGGGAAAAGGTGcaaataggccattaaacttttcacgaaaagtcaattaagcccgtgaacttttaaaatgtacaattaaacacatcaaCTCACAATTTTAGGGCATTCCACCCTATTAGCCGGTTACTCTTCCGGTAACTTCCGGTAAATCCGTGTGTGGCAGATTACTTGGCAATAATTTGAATGTTTGACTTGCCACATAAACCTtaatcttctctctctctctctctctttcatatCACTGGTTCGTCTTCTTTGCTTCATATCTGTTCCGTCtactgttcttcttcttcttctttctatgCCATCACCAGTCAGTGCTTTGTCTCACCCAGTCCAATAATGCTTCGTCttcatatcttcttcttcttcacggTTGAACTAACCAAGCGCAAAATCATCAAAAGTCATCCAGAAGCACCGCCACGTTGAAGCAAAAATGTATGACACACCCAAATCAAAAATTCATGGGAGATTTACACCTACAGTAAGAAGCATGGACCTAACAATGTTATCCACCACAAGTAAATGCCTAGCACGCCAGAGAAAGCCATCTCCTTTAAAGTCCAACACATCGTAGAAAATTTCAGTCTTAAAACAGAGCACGGACAACCAAAAAATTTAAGACTTCTCAGTCATCGGCCAAGACTCCACCGTGAAGGTAGCCACCATGGACTACGCCGGGGTGCTATCCGAAACTATGAATTCCAGTTTATCGAACAAGTTGGTGACAAAACCACCATGGACTACGCCGAGGTGCTATCGGAAACTACCAATCCAGCAACAATCTTCACGAACCAAAACCCAAACATTCCTCCAAGAAGAGGTTCCggaaaataaaacacaaaaaaaaaaaaaaaaaaaaaacactcggCAACGAGGGCCTTGTAGTGAAAATAAAACaccaacaaaaattaaaaaaaaaataaaaggattcTTTCCCCTGACAAATCACCTACAAAGAATGGTGTTAGTGATCCCTTCAGCTTTGGAGCTGGGCGAAGTCGGATTATTAATGTAAGAAACTGCTGGTGGAGCGCATTAGCAATAGAGGAGCAACAGTAATGAAAATGGTGGTGCGACTTTGACGGTGATAGTGAAAAACTAGGTTGAACCCAAACTGATTTGGGAATTAGGGTTGAACACTTGAACGGGAAGaacatattgtattttttatttttatttcaattgttttaaattttgattttattatttttttttgaaaggaaatatCATCAATGCATTAATAATCAACCAAGTGGGAAATACAGGCCGGTGGAACAGATCCCCACGACCTTGAGCCAGACAAAGAACCAGCTGCCCGTGCAAGAACATGAGCCACATGATTCGCTGATCTACGGACATGGTGAACATACACGTTCTCAATGTCCCTAGCAATATCACAACATTGCTTAACTAACACACCCACATAAGATAGGTCCGAAGAATTCGAATGAAAACTATTGCAGAAAGTAAGACAATCagtttcaaaaattaaattagaatagCCGCTAGCCTTAAGCCACGACAACGCCTCCTTTGCTGCCATAGTTTCAGCCAACAAAGGATCACGAACAAGTCCAAGCCGCCCATCACATGCATCCACATACTTGCCGTTATGGTCTTGAATAACTACACCATAGCTCGCCCCATTATCATTGACTGCAGCATCAACATTACACTTGATGAGGTTTTCTGTCGGTGGTGACCAATTATAAGGAGAAGGAATGGTTGCATGTACAAAAGCAGATTGTGAGTATGCTGTATGCCATACCTCACGTAATCCCGCCACTTGCCGACGCATGCCAATGATAGACCAAGAGCCTTCATTCCAGACCACATCATTTCTTGTACACCAAATGATCCATAATATAGCAGCAGCATGCACAGCTTTATTTAAACAACCATCATCAAATAACTTATTCAACAGCAACGGCAAACTTTCTTCAAATAATATTGACGAATCATCCCATACCTGCTTTGTTTGCGGGCAAGCACAAAAAAGATGTTCCATTGTTTCCGATTCAGCAACACAAAAAGGACATCCACTTCCTGCCCAAACATGACGGGTTTTAAGCACTTCGCGAACAGGGAGGACAGATCGCATACATCGCCATATGAAGTTTTTGACTTTTGGTGGAACTGGCAATTTCCAAAGCTGGCGACATTTTATGAAGCACAATCGAGAATCTGCAGCAAAGGTTGAAGAAGTTAATATTCTATACCCATGTCTAACTGCATAAACACCTCTCCAATCACCTTTCCAGCGCCATGTGTCCTTAAACTGGGGAGAAATTGGAGTAGCTAGAATACGAGCAACATCAGAGTCCACAAACAGATCCCTCACAATCTCACCATCCCAGTTACCTGCTTCATCAATCAAACCACTGACTTTGGCCTCTCTCAAGTTGTCAATGCATGGTGTTACCAAGGATGGATTGTCAACATCAGAAAGCCAAGGCCAACCCCATATCGCAGTGTCCTTACCATCCCCGATTCTCTTTGCAATCNaaaaaaaaaaaaaaaaaaacactcggCAACGAGGGCCTTGTAGTGAAAATAAAACaccaacaaaaattaaaaaaaaaataaaaggattcTTTCCCCTGACAAATCACCTACAAAGAATGGTGTTAGTGATCCCTTCAGCTTTGGAGCTGGGCGAAGTCGGATTATTAATGTAAGAAACTGCTGGTGGAGCGCATTAGCAATAGAGGAGCAACAGTAATGAAAATGGTGGTGCGACTTTGACGGTGATAGTGAAAAACTAGGTTGAACCCAAACTGATTTGGGAATTAGGGTTGAACACTTGAACGGGAAGaacatattgtattttttatttttatttcaattgttttaaattttgattttattatttttttttgaaaggaaatatCATCAATGCATTAATAATCAACCAAGTGGGAAATACAGGCCGGTGGAACAGATCCCCACGACCTTGAGCCAGACAAAGAACCAGCTGCCCGTGCAAGAACATGAGCCACATGATTCGCTGATCTACGGACATGGTGAACATACACGTTCTCAATGTCCCTAGCAATATCACAACATTGCTTAACTAACACACCCACATAAGATAGGTCCGAAGAATTCGAATGAAAACTATTGCAGAAAGTAAGACAATCagtttcaaaaattaaattagaatagCCGCTAGCCTTAAGCCACGACAACGCCTCCTTTGCTGCCATAGTTTCAGCCAACAAAGGATCACGAACAAGTCCAAGCCGCCCATCACATGCATCCACATACTTGCCGTTATGGTCTTGAATAACTACACCATAGCTCGCCCCATTATCATTGACTGCAGCATCAACATTACACTTGATGAGGTTTTCTGTCGGTGGTGACCAATTATAAGGAGAAGGAATGGTTGCATGTACAAAAGCAGATTGTGAGTATGCTGTATGCCATACCTCACGTAATCCCGCCACTTGCCGACGCATGCCAATGATAGACCAAGAGCCTTCATTCCAGACCACATCATTTCTTGTACACCAAATGATCCATAATATAGCAGCAGCATGCACAGCTTTATTTAAACAACCATCATCAAATAACTTATTCAACAGCAACGGCAAACTTTCTTCAAATAATATTGACGAATCATCCCATACCTGCTTTGTTTGCGGGCAAGCACAAAAAAGATGTTCCATTGTTTCCGATTCAGCAACACAAAAAGGACATCCACTTCCTGCCCAAACATGACGGGTTTTAAGCACTTCGCGAACAGGGAGGACAGATCGCATACATCGCCATATGAAGTTTTTGACTTTTGGTGGAACTGGCAATTTCCAAAGCTGGCGACATTTTATGAAGCACAATCGAGAATCTGCAGCAAAGGTTGAAGAAGTTAATATTCTATACCCATGTCTAACTGCATAAACACCTCTCCAATCACCTTTCCAGCGCCATGTGTCCTTAAACTGGGGAGAAATTGGAGTAGCTAGAATACGAGCAACATCAGAGTCCACAAACAGATCCCTCACAATCTCACCATCCCAGTTACCTGCTTCATCAATCAAACCACTGACTTTGGCCTCTCTCAAGTTGTCAATGCATGGTGTTACCAAGGATGGATTGTCAACATCAGAAAGCCAAGGCCAACCCCATATCGCAGTGTCCTTACCATCCCCGATTCTCTTTGCAATCCCCTCTCTAAGAAGTGATTGGCTTGCTAAAACACTTTGCCAAATATAACTCGGGTTAGCCCCAAGCTGAGCATGCAAGAAATCACAGTTGGGGTAATATCGTGCCTTCATAAGTCTGCCCACCAGAGACTCCGGATGCAACAACAAACGCCACCCCTGCTTAGCTAGAAGGGCAATATTGAACTCGTGTAGCTTTTTAAAACCCAGTCCCCCATGGCATTTAGGCAAGCACATTCGGTCCCAACTTAACCAATGAATACCCCTGCTAGTCGCATTCCCGCTCTCCCACCAATATCGATTCATTGCCCGTTCCATCCTGACACACAtggcctttggcaacaagtaaACTGACATAGAAAAAAATCGGAAGAGCTTGTGCCACACATTTTAAAAGAATTTCTTTTCCCGCCCTGGATATGAATTTACTACGCCACAATTGTAACCTCTCGGTAATCTTCTGCTCAATGAAACGAAGCGTAACAGACTTGTTGCGCCCCATAAAAGAAGGTAAACCAAGGTACTTTCCCAGATCATTGGCCACACGCACACCTAATATATCCGCCACAAATTCCTTTGTAGGGGTCGCCGTACTAGAACTGAACATGATACTGgatttatcaaaattaattgCTTGACCTGAAGCCCCACAGTACAtatccaaaatatttttaaccACTTGCACCTCCCTCGGAATAGCCTTAAAGAAAAGAAGACTGTCGTCTGCAAATAATAGGTGCGACACCGCTGGAGCACCTCGTGCCACTTTAATTCCATGAATATCACCCCTACGTTCCGCTTGGTTAAGTAAAACAGAAAGACCTTCAGCACAAAGAATGAATAAGTAAGGTGAAAGAGGGTCACCCTGACGAATACCCCTTGATTGCACAACTGTTCCGGCTACCTCTCCATTGACCGTAATATTATACCGAATTGTTGTCACACATAACATCACAAGCTTAGTCCAATCAGGATGAAAATCGAGGGCATGTAGCATGCCTTCCAAAAATCCCCACTCCATTCTGTCATAAGCCTTGGCCATGTCTAGCTTTAAAGCAGCCCATCCGACATTCCCTTGTCTTGTACGCTTAAGGTAATGTCCTATCTCCCCAGCTACAATAATATTATCCGACAATAATATGTCTTGCACAAATGCACTCTGGTTAGGAGATATAACACAATCCAGCACCTCCTTCATTCGGTTTGCCACAACCTTAGCCAAAAATTTATATGCAACATTACACAACGCTATGGGGCGAAGATCAGAAACCCTCTCCGGTACTCTCTTTTTCGGGATGAGAACAATATTAGTGCCGTTCAAGCCGTGGGGAATAGTAGCACTATGCAGACAATTTAAAACAAAGCAAGATAAATCATGACCTACCACAGACCAGAACCGCTGATAAAACGCAGGAGTCATGCCATCCGGGCCTGGTGCCTTATTCGGAGCCATATCAAATAGTGCCAACTTAACCTCTTCCACTGTGAACGGTCTAAGCAGGCGCATATTCATATCCTCAGTGATGTGAGATTGGACATTATGAAAAAAAGATGTCGCAGGAGTAGCAGATGTAAATATCTCACTAAAATACCTCAATATCTCTTCATTTAAACCCAAGCCATCAACCCATTCTCCATCTTGAGTTTTAATCCTCGAGAGATGATTACTTCGTTTCCTTGCAGTGGCAGATTTATGGAAATATTTTGTATTGTTATCACCATTCTTGAGCCATAACTGCTTTGATCTTTGACGCTAGAAGGTTTCCTCTTGAATAAGCAGTATATTTAATTCAGACTCGGTTTTTAAATAATCAGACAGTGCCCAGGGAAATCGGTTCTCCTTCAGTGATATTAATCGCTTGCGTAACTGAGAGATGCGATTACCAAATTTCTTGAAATGCTCCCTTCCCCACCGCCACAATCTCTGCCCACAACCGAACACTCTTTCCTGGAATTCCATACCAATCGAAAGACCCCAAGCATGTTCCACAACAATCCTACAACCATCATCTAGCAACCATGCAGCTTCGAAGCGGAATTTTTTGCGAACTGGCCACGTCGGGCTCACTTCTAAATCCACGAAAATAGCACAGTGATCTGAAGATAGAGTTAAAAGGTTCTACACTGTTGCACCTTCAAAAATGTCAGACCACTCAAGGGTAGCAACCGCCCTATCCAGGCGTTCTTCAACCCAAGCCTCCGTTCCACGACCACGTTCCCACGTAAATTGGTTTCCCATCATACCAAGGTCCATCAGTCTGCAATCTTGTAAGGCATCACCAAAACCCATCATAAGGGATTCTGGATGTGGGTTTGGACCCCGTTTCTCTGAATGATACAATAAATCATTGAAATCGCCAAGGACGATCCAAGGGAGCGTAGATTGCCCCTTAAGCTGACGCAATAAATCCCATGATTGTTGTCTTCTTGTCCTCTCAGGAAATCCATAGAAACAGGTTAGCCGATACTGAGGCTTACTCGGTAGAGTCACAATAACATCAATATAATTCTGTGAATAACTCAATAAGGTAGCTATGTCCTTATCTCGCCAAAATAATGCTAAGCCTCCTCCCATGCCAATCCTCTCGACACAGAAGACTCCCTCGAAACCCAAACGTGTACGAACAAATTCAACTTGCCCCGCTTTCGCTTTCGTTTCaatcaaaaaaacaaacatgGGTCGTTGTTTGGACACAAGACCCAATAACTCTAGAACTGTACGGGGACCACCCAAACCCCGACAGTTCCAACTGATGATACTCATTGAGACGGGCGGGACTGGCCATCCAGACCCGCCAACAGCAAGTTTTTTGGAACCTCGGACATAGTCGAATCAACAGACACCCCTTCATCCTCACGTCTGCGTTTAAGATCGACATGGATTTCAGGCTCCTTCTCCACCATTACTAGCTCTTTACTGCCACTCCCCGAAGGGCCATCGGTTGAGACTATTTTCACTGGGAGATCGGCGAGCAGCCACTTAGCACCTACGAGCTGAACCTGGCGTCTTTGACCAGCTCGCATTGAGGCATCATAAGGGTAATCTTGGGGCAGTATTCCCTCATCGTAAGCCTTTCGGCAAAATTTATCTGAATGTCCCAATATGCCacaacaaaagcaaaaaataCTCAATCTTTCATACATGAAGGTAATCCACTGATATGAGCCATTTTTTAGAAGCAATTTCATTCGTCGTTTTAAGAGAGTAT
Coding sequences within it:
- the LOC116029699 gene encoding uncharacterized protein LOC116029699, whose product is MGGGLALFWRDKDIATLLSYSQNYIDVIVTLPSKPQYRLTCFYGFPERTRRQQSWDLLRQLKGQSTLPWIVLGDFNDLLYHSEKRGPNPHPESLMMGFGDALQDCRLMDLGMMGNQFTWERGRGTEAWVEERLDRAVATLEWSDIFEEVSPTWPVRKKFRFEAAWLLDDGCRIVVEHAWGLSIGMEFQERVFGCGQRLWRWGREHFKKFGNRISQLRKRLISLKENRFPWRQRSKQLWLKNGDNNTKYFHKSATARKRSNHLSRIKTQDGEWVDGLGLNEEILRYFSEIFTSATPATSFFHNVQSHITEDMNMRLLRPFTVEEVKLALFDMAPNKAPGPDGMTPAFYQRFWSVVGHDLSCFVLNCLHSATIPHGLNGTNIVLIPKKRVPERVSDLRPIALCNVAYKFLAKVVANRMKEVLDCVISPNQSAFVQDILLSDNIIVAGEIGHYLKRTRQGNVGWAALKLDMAKAYDRMEWGFLEGMLHALDFHPDWTKLVMLCVTTIRYNITVNGEVAGTVVQSRGIRQGDPLSPYLFILCAEGLSVLLNQAERRGDIHGIKVARGAPAVSHLLFADDSLLFFKAIPREVQVVKNILDMYCGASGQAINFDKSSIMFSSSTATPTKEFVADILGVRVANDLGKYLGLPSFMGRNKSVTLRFIEQKITERMERAMNRYWWESGNATSRGIHWLSWDRMCLPKCHGGLGFKKLHEFNIALLAKQGWRLLLHPESLVGRLMKARYYPNCDFLHAQLGANPSYIWQSVLASQSLLREGIAKRIGDGKDTAIWGWPWLSDVDNPSLVTPCIDNLREAKVSGLIDEAGNWDGEIVRDLFVDSDVARILATPISPQFKDTWRWKGDWRGVYAVRHGYRILTSSTFAADSRLCFIKCRQLWKLPVPPKVKNFIWRCMRSVLPVREVLKTRHVWAGSGCPFCVAESETMEHLFCACPQTKQVWDDSSILFEESLPLLLNKLFDDGCLNKAVHAAAILWIIWCTRNDVVWNEGSWSIIGMRRQVAGLREVWHTAYSQSAFVHATIPSPYNWSPPTENLIKCNVDAAVNDNGASYGVVIQDHNGKYVDACDGRLGLVRDPLLAETMAAKEALSWLKASGYSNLIFETDCLTFCNSFHSNSSDLSYVGVLVKQCCDIARDIENVYVHHVRRSANHVAHVLARAAGSLSGSRSWGSVPPACISHLRIGDGKDTAIWGWPWLSDVDNPSLVTPCIDNLREAKVSGLIDEAGNWDGEIVRDLFVDSDVARILATPISPQFKDTWRWKGDWRGVYAVRHGYRILTSSTFAADSRLCFIKCRQLWKLPVPPKVKNFIWRCMRSVLPVREVLKTRHVWAGSGCPFCVAESETMEHLFCACPQTKQVWDDSSILFEESLPLLLNKLFDDGCLNKAVHAAAILWIIWCTRNDVVWNEGSWSIIGMRRQVAGLREVWHTAYSQSAFVHATIPSPYNWSPPTENLIKCNVDAAVNDNGASYGVVIQDHNGKYVDACDGRLGLVRDPLLAETMAAKEALSWLKASGYSNLIFETDCLTFCNSFHSNSSDLSYVGVLVKQCCDIARDIENVYVHHVRRSANHVAHVLARAAGSLSGSRSWGSVPPACISHLVDY